The proteins below are encoded in one region of Nitrospira sp. SG-bin1:
- a CDS encoding tyrosine phenol-lyase, protein MKFPSEPFKIKVVEPIRRTTREERDRLLGKAGYNLFQVPAESVYVDLLTDSGTSAMSDRQWAGLMIGDESYAGSKNYYHFEETVRSIFGYKHVIPTHQGRMAENLLFSTVVKPGMCVPNNIHFDTTRANVEHQGAEALDVVIKEAYDPHRELPFKGNIDLVRLEATIARVGPDTIPLVMMTITNNSGGGQPVSMENIRRTKALLDHYEIPLFFDACRFAENCYFIKEREPGYADISILDIARELFSYGDGCTMSAKKDGLVNIGGFLSLNDGQWAQDITNMLILVEGFPTYGGLAGRDLEAMARGLQEVLDEDYLSFRIGQVRYLGELLDQAGVPILKPIGGHAVYLNAKAFLPQIPQDHFPAQSLAVALYREYGIRGVEIGTVMFGKKEPTTGRTIHPELEMVRLAIPRRVYTNMQITYVAESIIELYRQRDRIHGLTLTYEAPMLRHFTARFAEIQESSSPEPMTV, encoded by the coding sequence ATGAAATTTCCCTCCGAGCCGTTCAAGATCAAGGTCGTGGAACCTATTCGTCGCACGACGCGCGAGGAGCGGGATCGATTGCTCGGCAAGGCAGGGTACAATCTCTTTCAGGTCCCCGCCGAGAGTGTCTACGTTGATCTGCTGACCGATAGCGGGACATCGGCCATGAGCGACCGGCAATGGGCGGGACTGATGATCGGGGATGAGTCTTATGCCGGCAGCAAGAACTACTACCACTTCGAAGAGACTGTTCGGTCCATTTTCGGGTACAAGCATGTCATTCCTACGCACCAGGGGCGCATGGCCGAGAATCTTCTCTTCTCGACGGTCGTCAAGCCGGGCATGTGCGTCCCCAACAACATCCATTTCGACACGACGAGGGCCAACGTCGAACATCAGGGTGCGGAAGCACTCGATGTCGTCATCAAGGAGGCGTACGACCCTCATCGCGAATTGCCGTTCAAGGGCAACATCGATCTGGTTCGATTAGAGGCAACGATCGCTCGAGTGGGCCCGGACACCATTCCGCTCGTGATGATGACCATCACGAATAACAGCGGTGGAGGTCAACCGGTTTCGATGGAAAATATCCGACGAACCAAGGCACTGCTCGATCACTACGAAATCCCCCTCTTCTTCGACGCCTGTCGATTTGCCGAAAACTGCTACTTCATCAAAGAGCGTGAACCAGGATACGCCGACATATCCATCCTCGACATCGCTCGGGAACTCTTCAGCTACGGAGACGGCTGTACAATGTCCGCGAAGAAAGACGGCCTTGTGAACATCGGTGGATTTCTGAGCCTGAACGACGGGCAATGGGCGCAGGACATTACCAACATGCTCATCCTGGTTGAGGGCTTTCCAACCTACGGGGGATTGGCGGGCCGTGATCTTGAAGCGATGGCCAGAGGGTTGCAAGAAGTATTGGACGAGGATTACTTGAGCTTCCGGATCGGGCAAGTGCGCTATTTGGGAGAGTTGCTGGATCAAGCCGGCGTGCCCATCCTCAAACCGATCGGCGGCCACGCCGTCTATCTCAACGCCAAAGCGTTTCTTCCGCAGATTCCGCAAGATCACTTTCCCGCGCAATCGTTGGCCGTCGCTCTCTATCGGGAATATGGGATTCGAGGAGTCGAAATCGGCACGGTGATGTTCGGGAAGAAGGAGCCGACAACCGGCCGCACGATTCATCCCGAACTGGAGATGGTCCGGTTGGCTATTCCGCGCCGAGTCTATACGAACATGCAGATCACGTATGTCGCGGAGTCGATCATCGAACTCTACCGGCAACGTGACCGGATTCATGGCCTGACCTTGACCTATGAAGCGCCGATGCTGCGCCACTTCACGGCGCGATTTGCTGAGATCCAAGAATCATCATCCCCGGAACCGATGACCGTCTGA